Part of the Thermococcus barossii genome is shown below.
GGTCGCTATCATTCCCGTGGCTCCGAGCATGAGGAGCAGGAAGAGCATGGCGTACTTGTCTATCGGCTCGACCTCAATGGCTTTCAGGCTGAAGATTGCCATTAGGAAGCTGATTGCCGCGACGATGAGCACGAAGAGGGCCGCGAAGTGGCCGAAGTACAGGTTGATTCCAACGGGTGGTTTCCAGCCACCGGCGATGACGATTATCGGCTGGTCCGTGGAATAAACCCACTGGAACACCCACGCGGCTATTCCTGTCTGGAGTGCGGTGACCGCTATCAGGAAATACTTGATCGCGTTTTTACCGGCGCCCTTCAGCAGGGGCACGAAGAACGCGCTGATGAGGGGTAGTGCTATGAGCAGAGCGGCGTACTGCCCGTTCATCCTCTCAACCTCCTTATCTCCTCGATGTTAAGGGTTCCGTACTTCTCGTAGATCAGCATGGCAACGCTAAGGGCCATGGCGGTGGTGGCGACGCCTATAACTATCGCGGTGAGAACGAGCGCCTGCGGGATTGGGTCAACCGCCTGGTTCGGGCCGATGCCCTCGCTCAGTATCGGCGCGCTCCTTCCTGAGACGTAGCCAACGCTGATGAGGAGCAGGTTCACGCCCGTTTCCATAATGCTGAGTCCGATGAGCACCTTCAGGAGATTCTTCTTGACCAGTATCGCGTAGAGCCCTACGAGGATGAGTGAGATGGCGCCGAAGTAGTAGACGCTGATCATTCGCTCACCTCCTCCTTGAGCATATTGTCGATGATGCCGCTGAGCTCGGTGCCGACCTTCAGGCCGATGATGGTGTAGATTATTGGTATGAAGCCACCGCTGAGGAGTCTGCCGATGTTTTCCGTGCCGAAGTTCCAGGTCTGCCATATCCAGTCGAAGAGGAAGTAGCCGCCTATGGCGAGACCTATTAGACCGACGAGAACGTAGCCCATTCCGGCGAGCCCCTCCGTCTTCTCGAAGCCCTTATGGGGTATCTCATATGTTATGAACGCCAGGTAGAGCAGCAGGAACGCGGTGGCGATGGTGGCTCCGCCGGGGAATCCTCCTCCCGGTGTGAGGTGTCCGTGGATGAAGATGTACGCACCGAAGAGCATGACGAAGGGCACCAGAAGCCTCGTTCCGGTGGTGAGGACTATGGAACCCTCGGTCTTTGCAGTTCTCTTTTTCTTTCTCCTCCAGAGGAGTGCTCCCACTCCGGTCGATGCTATGAACAGGACGGTGACCTCACCGAGGGTATCGAACCCACGGTAGTTGACGACCACGGCAGTTACAGCGTTGACGGCTCCGGTCTGTTCCTTAACGTGGTCGAGGTAGTACTGGCCCACCAGCATTTTGTCCTCGCCGAACGGGACTCCAGCGAGGCCCTGGGCGAGCCAGTAGCCGATTATGAGCAGGGAAATTATCGCGAGTGCGCGCTTGAGCATTTTTACCACCTCACCCACCAGCCGGGCTTCTCCTCCTCTTCGGTCTCAAAGCGCTGGGTTCTCTTGATGGCAAAGATGAATATCGCACCGCTGAGTGCTGCGCCTATGGCCGCCTCCGTCATCGCAACATCCGGTGCCTGCAGCATGAAGAACAGCAGTGAGGCGAACAGGCTTACCGCGGCCATTCCAACGGCAGCCGCCAGGAGGTCCCTCCACTCCACCGCGAGAACCGCGGATATTATCATGATGCCCACTATGATGTACTCAATGCAGGTTATGCAGTTCATTCCTCACCACCCTCCTCGGTGGGTGTTTCTTCGGCTCCCTCGGGAGCCTCAACTTTCTCCTTCTCCTTGGCCTCCAAGTGCTCCCTGTACCTGTCAACAACGCTGCCCTCCCAGAGGGGTATGCCGCTCTTATAGGCCGCCCTTATGAGCGCGTGGGCGCTTATCGGGTTGGTGAGCAGCAGAAAGACTGCTATGACCACCGTCTTCGTGAGCCAGGGAATGCTTCCGAAGTCCGTGCCGAGGGCCCAGATTCCTACGCCCACCAGGACACCGAGTGAACCGAGCGTGGCGCTCTTGGTCGATGTCTGCATCCTGTTGTAGACGTCGGGCATTCTTATGAGGCCCAGTGCCGACAGGAAGTAGAAGAAAGTTCCCAGCAGTACGAGGATTTCCCCGATGGCTGCGAGCGCGTTCATAGGCCTCCCTCCAGGTAGCGCGCGAATGCTATGACTCCACCGAAGGCTAGTATGGCGTAAACCAGCGCAACGTCGAGGAATATCATCCTCTGGTAGTAGAGCGCGAAGAGAACCATGAGTCCCGTGGTTATCGTGGTCATGATGTCGACGGCAACGAGCCTGTCAACGGTGGTCGGTCCTCTGAATACCCTGTACATGCTGAGCAGCGTTGCTATGGCTATAAGAGCGAGATAAATGTTTATCCCTATCATCCGAAGATCACCTTCAGGAACTTTTCAAAGGGCTGGGTTATGTTCTTGGAGGCGCCTTCGACAGAATCATCCTTGACATCTATCCAGTGGATGAAGTACTTGTCCCCATCCACGTCGAGGGTTATGGTTCCCGGAGTTAGGGTGATGGAGTTAGCCAGGCTGAGCTTCCCAACGTCACTTTCGAGAACGGTCTTGCACTCAACTATTCCCGGGTTTATGGGTCTCTTGGGATGCAGAACCCTGTATGCGACGTCGAGGTTTGCCATTATCATCGCCCACAGGAAGTAGGGGATGTACGCTATGGCATATGCTATCCTCTTTGGACTGAGGTTTGCGAGGCCGTTCGTTGTGAATATCTCGTAGGTGAAGGCACCGACGATGAGTGACAGTAGCAGGCCGATTTCCAGTTCCTGTGGGTCCAAACTGGCCGTTAGAAACAGCCATATCAGGAACAGTACGATAACCGTGTACAGGTAGCGGCTTATCCTGCTTGCTTCTCCCATTCGACAACCCTCCGCAGGTTGATGGAAGTGCTCCCAATAGAGTTAAGCGAAGCTAATTTTTGGTTTTAAACAATGACTTATAAACCTTACCTGCGAAGAACAAAGGTTTAAAACGTTTGGTTAAAATAGGGGCATCAGACTTGTTCTCTGATGTTAGAAAGGGTTCCTCATGGCGCATAACTTGAGAGGAGTCACGAAGTTCCCAAATCTGTTCCCGGAATTCATGGAAAAATTGACAAAAATTTCAGTCAAATTGGAGAATCCGTTAGTAGATGGATATCCTCTTGACACCCTCGAGCTTCGAAAGCTCGTTGATGAGGTCGCCCGGGATAGGCTTTTCGGTGATTATCGTGAGCGTTGCCTCGGGGTAGAGTTCGGGGTCTTCGGCAACGACTTGGATGATGTTTATATCCCTCTCGGCTATCTTCTGGGCGATCTTGGCGAGGATCCCTATAGCCCGGGGTTCTGGCTCGATCTCTATGACGCCGTAGCCGACGTGCCTGCCGACGTACTTCATGTGAACGGTTGGCTCGAGGTTTGTGTATATCTCCTTCAGCTCGGGTATCTTGAGTATCATCCCGACTGTTTCCTTCACAACGCGCCGATCAACGTCAAGGGCCTTCGCAATCTTGGTGTACGGAACCTCTATGTCGCCAGCCTTAATCTTCATGTCATCTGAGACCCTGAGACCGTACTTGAGAAGCGTCTTGGCTATCTGCTTCCTAACGGGATACTCGTCAAAGTAATGCTCAATCTTTCCCCACATTCCCTATCACCCACACTAGTCCATCATTAGACTGTTTAATTCAATAATATTAAAATGTTTCCATGTTCGCATGATGGCAAAAGGCCTCTCCTTAAAAACCTTTGGGCCTAATGCCGGGAATCCGCCACCAAGGAGCGGATGTTTTATCCATCGGCGGATTTTTAAAACCTCCACGAAACCCGCAAATATGATCGAGGTAAGGCTCCCCCACACCCGTTTTGAGGACATCGGTGAGAGAGTAAGGCTGGTGTGGCGCGAGACGCTCTACGCTGACTTTGAGAAGGATGAGCTCGTGAGGGTTATTAAAAGGAAATACCGCGTGAGACCCGAGATAACCGCGAAGAACGGAGCCTTGGTCATAGACACGGACTATCCAGATGTTGAGAAGTACGTTGCAATCTACGTCCAGAACAATCTCGGTGCCCTTTTAAGGAACCGCTACACCGGGAGGAAGGTCCTCTACATCCACGAGGGTATGGGAATTCCCCTTCTCGGCTACAACGCCTTCGGGCTGATTGACAGGGGCACTAACCTCATTCAAGTTCGTGGTGTAAGCGGGTGCAACCTCAGCTGCGTCTTCTGCTCCGTTGACGAAGGGCCCTACTCGAGGACGAGGAAGCTCGACTATGTGGTTGACATAGACTACCTTATGAAGTGGTTCGACGAGGTGGCCAGGATAAAGGGCAAAGGACTCGAAGCTCACCTCGATGGCCAGGGTGAACCTTTAATCTACCCCTTCCGCGTTGAGCTGGTTCAAGCCCTCCGAGAGCACCCAAACGTTTCGGTAATTTCGATGCAGAGCAACGGAACGTTGCTGACCGACAGGCTGGTGGAGGAGCTGGCCGAGGCCGGCCTCGACAGGGTGAACCTTTCGATACATTCCCTCGACCCCGACAAAGCGAAGATGCTCATGGGCATGAAGAGCTACGACCTTGAGCATGTCCTTGAGATGGCGGAGGCTTTAGTCAACGCTGGGATAGACGTTCTCATCGCTCCGGTCATAATCTTCGGGATAAACGACGACGAGGCCGAGGCATTCATAGAGTTCGCGAGGAGGATAGGTGCCGGAAAGCGCTGGCCCGCCCTCGGTTTCCAGAACTACATCCCCTACAAGTTCGGCAGGAACCCGACGATAGCAAAGCTCGTCCCCTTCAAGGAATTCTACGCCTGGCTCAGGAAGCTGGAGGAAAAAACGGGGATGAAGCCCCTCGTCCTGAGGCCGAAGCACTTCGGCATGGAGAAGCGAGAGTTCATTCCGCTCGCCTTCCGGGCGGGTGAGGTAGTCAAGGCAGAAGTCGTCCTCCCCGGGAGGATAAAGGGTGAAATGCTGGCGAAAGCCAGGAACAGGCTCATCGAGGTCATAAATACGGACGCCGAGATAGGAGACAGAATCCGGGTGAGGATAGTCAGGACGAGGCACGGTATTTACATCGGCACGCCTGTATGATAGCTTGCCTTTATCATATGAATCATGCGAGAACCGGGCCGCTGTCTCCACCTCATGACCACTTCAATGTCGAATTCACTAATTTTTTGAACATCGTTCAAATTTAACTCCAAAAAGTTTAAATTCCGGTATGGTGTTATGTTACTGGGGGAAGGAATGAGAAGAGTGCACCTTGTTGGTATAGTCGTGATAATCCTGGTCCTTGCGTTCTACTTCGGCGACTTTGCTCTGGCAAAGTCCGAAACACATTCAACCGCACGGGTTGGAGCATTGAAGAACGCCAACGCGACCTTCTATACTGGCTTCTGCGTTTATCCGAACTCTCCATTTGGAAAACTCGTGACCGGTGAGCTGATGTCCAAGGGATACAGGGTTCTTCTCCTCTCGGCCCCCGTTGAGTGCGACGGTCAATTCTTAGCCGTGTGGGTTGAGTGGTCCAACGTCAGCTATTCTCCCGTATTTGCGCGGGGCGAGGTAAGGGTCGTCGCGATATACTCAAGCGCTGGCGATCCCTCTCACTACCTCAGGTACAGGAACGCCACCGATAAGAAAAGGGCGCTGATAGAGTTCTTGAACACCACGGGACCACAGGTTCAGGCGTACATTCTGGCTGACATCTCCGACGAATCGGTGGGAATTATAAGCGTCAGGGGTTATCACAACTACCTCCTGAAACAAGCGGCCGAAGTTATAGCCGACCGGGTTCAAGACCTCGAACTGGAGGGGAAGAGGGAGAAAAGCTCTGATTAAATGAACCTTGAGCTCTTCACCTTTAGTTTTCCCTCTTTGTAAAGTCCCAGCAGTATGTCGGCTATCCTCTCCCCAGATTTTCCATCGCCGAATGGGTTCGGCGCGCTCGCCATTCTCCTGTAGAACTCCTTATCACCCATGAGCCTTCTCAAATAGCCTATAGCCCTCTCCTTTTCGAGACCAACCAGGACATTGCCGCCGGCCTCAATCGTTTCCGGCCTTTCCGTGTTGTAGCGGAGGGTTAAGCAGGGCACGTTGAGGATTATCGCCTCCTCCTGTATTCCACCGGAGTCCGTCATTATCGCAAAGGCGTTCTTCTCCAGCCTGAGGAAGTCGAGGTAGCCGAGGGGTTTGGTTACAATCAGGTTTTCGGCCGAGCTTACCCTCTCCCACAGGCCGAACTCCTTCAGCCTGTTCCTCGTGCGAGGGTGCATGGGGTAGATTCCGGTCATCGGCAGGCTCTCGAAGATTTTCACCAGCTTAGCCAGGTTCTCCCTGCTGTCTGTGTTCTCGGCCCTGTGGGCTGTTATCAGAACGTACTCCCTTGGCCTCAGGCCGAACCTTTCCAGGACGTCGCTCTTGCTCTCGGCCAGCTCAGCGTTCTGAAGAACCGCATCAACGACGGTGTTGCCGACGACGTAGACGTTCTCCGCTATGCCCTCGCGTTCAAGGTTCTTTCTGGCCTCCTCGGTCGGCGCGAAGAGAACCTCGCTCGCGTGATCCGCTAAAACCCTGTTTATCTCCTCCGGCATCGTCCTGTCAAAGCTCCTCAGGCCCGCTTCAACGTGAGCAACCGGTATCTTCAGCTTGACGCTTGCCAGGGCTCCGGCCAGAACCGTGTTGGTGTCTCCCTGGACAATGGTTACATCTGGCCTTTCTTCCATCAGGACCCGTTCGATCTTTATCATCGCCGTCCCGGTCTGCTCCGCCTGTGTTCCGGAGCCGACCTCCAGGTGGTGGTCTATCTCGGGAAGCCCGAGCTCCTCAAGGAAGACCCTGCTCATCTCGTAGTCGTAGTGCTGGCCCGTGTGCACGAGAAGCGGTTTAACCTCTCTCTCCTCAAACGCCCTTATGACGGGGGCGAGCTTTATTATCTCCGGCCGCGTTCCGAAGACGAAGGCGGGCTTCAATACTCCCCCCTCCCGACGCCCCTGAAGAGGAAACTCTTCGGGGGCTCCTCGACTACGTGCCTGCCGTCTATCAAAATTCTTGTCCTCATGAGCCTGCCGAGTTTCTTCCAGTCGAGGGACTTAAAGACCGTGTGGTCAGTTGCTATGACGACCGCGTCGGCACCTTCCACCGCCTCCTCAACGCTTCCCGCGCTCCCCCCAACGAAGGGGTCGTGGGTTCTCACCTCCGCGACGTCACCTTCGATGGCCCCTATGAAGGCCAGGGCGGGGGAATTCCTTGTGTCATCGCTGTCGCCCTTGTAGGCCAGACCGAGAACCGCCACTACAGCGTCCTCCGGTGGAACGTTGAGTTCCCTGAGGGCCGAGAAGAGCAGATCCTTGGTGAAAAGGGGCATCGAGTCGTTTATTTCCCTTGCCAGCCTTATCAGCCCGAAGTCCCTCTCGGCGGGCCAGACGAGAAGGTGGGGATCCTTTGGAAGGCAGTGGCCGCCGACGCCTATGCCGGGTGAGTGTATCCTGACCCTCGGGTGGGTGTTGGCCAGCTCAATAGCCTCAAAGACGTCTATCTCATACTGGTGGGCGAGGAAGGCGAATTCGTTCGCCAAGGCTATGTTGACGTCGCGGAAGGTGTTCTCCATTAGCTTGACGACTTCACTAACGGTGGAGCTGGTTTTGAAGGTCTGCCCCTTGACGAAGGTACGGTAGAGGCTTTCGGCAAGCTCGGCACTTTCGGGGGTTATCCCGCCGAAGATGCGCGAGTTGTAGACGAGCTCCTTAAATATCCTCCCCGGCATCACCCTCTCCGGGGCGTGAACCATGTGGAAGTCCCTTCCAGCCTTGAAGCCCGTTAGCTCCTCTATGAGCGTTGCCATCTTAACTGTGGTGAGCGGTGGAACGGTGCTTTCGATTATTATGAGGGAGCCTTTTTTCATCGTGTTGGCAACCGTCTTGACGGCGTTCTCAAGGTATGAGAGGTCAGGCGTCTTGTCGTCCTTTAAAGGCGTCTGCACGCAGATTATATACACATCCTTGCCCCTGATGTCTTCCGGGTCAGATGTTGCTCTCAGGTTGCCGTTTTCAATGGCCCTTTTAAGGAGGCTGTCTATCTCCGGTTCCACGATGTGAGCCTTCCCGGAGTTTATCTTTTCAACGACCTCCTTTCTAATCTCGTATCCGGTGACTCTAAAACCTGCGTTGGCGAACATTATCGCAGTTGGAAGACCTATGTAACCCAGACCTATCACGGCTATCTCTGCACTTCTGTTTTCTATCCTGTCCAGCATGCTTTCCACCCACTACCCGTAACTCCGTCCCTGAATAAAAGCCTTTTCCAAAAAACGATTTCCGGCCGGATTTCCCTCATCTACCTGACTTTGGCCTCTCTCGGCCCCTCCAACGTTTTTCTTCCCGCAGGATATCGTGTGCTTTTCTCAATTTCACCGAAAGAAAGCGTTTTAAACGTTCCTTGGCCTTAAAACGGCATGACAAAACTTTGAAAAGAACGCTTCACAATCGTTTTTGGGAAAGCCTTATATTGAACAGAGTTGTCCAGTAGTTGGGTGGTAAAATGAAAGTATGGATTGACATCACGAACGCCCCTCACGTTCACTTCTTCAAAGGTGTAATAAGGGAGCTGGAGAAGGCTGGACATGAGGTTCTGGTCACGACCCGTGAGTTCGACGGGCTCACCGGAATCCTCGACATGTTGGGATTTGATTACTATGTGGTGGGAAAGCACGGCGGTGCCACCCTTGAAGGCAAGCTCCTGGCGGGTACCGAGAGGATGTACAAGCTGTCCAAGCTCATAATTGAGGAAAAACCCGACCTGGCCCTTTACAAACACTCTGCTGAAGCTCCGAGGGTTGCCTTCGGCCTCCAGATACCCTCGGTAGGTTTTGTTGACAACGAAACGGCCGTTGCCCAGAACAAGCTGATACTCCCCTACACCACACTCCTTCTCTACCCAACAGCCATTGACGCCTACGAACTCCTCAGAAGCGGCGCCGACCCAAACGGAATGCGCCCAGTTAAGGGCTTTTCAGAGCTGGCCCATCTCTACGGCTTCATTCCAGATAAGAAGGTTTTGAAGGAGCTGGGTCTGAGGCGCGGGGAGTACATAGTCATGCGCACTGAGCCGATAAAGGCCAACTACTTCAACGGGCCTCCGAGGAGCGTTCTTGAGGACGTTATTCCGCTCCTCCCGGATGTCCCTATAGTACTTTTCCCAAGAACAGAGGAGCAGAGGAGACGTTTTGAACACTTTGAAAATGTGCTGATGCCTGAAAAGCCGGTTGACAGTCTCAGCCTGCTATACTACGCTAAACTCATGATAGGTGCCGGTGGAACAATGAATAGGGAAGCCATAGCCCTCGGAACCCCCACAATCTCCACCTACCCCGGAAGATTGCTGGCGGTCACCAAGTGGCTCGTGGAGAAGGGTGTGAAGTTCCACTCAACCGACCCGGTGAAGGTCGCCATGATGGCGGAGCGCATGATGGAGATGAACGGTAGCTACCGGACCTATATACGGAGCGTCGTGAGCGGTTTCGAGAATCCAATGGATGTAATCCTGCGCGAGATAGAGACCTACGAGGAGTTCGGAACGTTCATGACGACGAAGGTGGAGGAGACTTTAGACCCCGGCAACGCGCGGGGTTATGTAGGCCTCAATGAAGGCCGCAACAAGGAGGAGCAGAACTGAGACCACAAATAGTTTCAGGGCTTTTTCCGCCCCTTTCCTGAACCTTTCTCCAGTTTCACCTTCTCCCCTAACTATCTCACGGTACCAGACTATCCCGGAGACTCCCGCGAGTGCTATCGCAGGTATCTCAATAACCCCGTGGGGTATCAGACCGAGGATTATCTGAGAAAACGAGAGTTCGCCGTTTTCTTGAACCGCTCTGACAACGAGACCGACCATGAAGCCGTTGAAGGCCATTATTAGCCAGGGGCCTATGCCAAAGAAAAGGCCTGAGAGTAACATGAAGAGTGCCACCATGGAGTTGTTGGTGAATATCTTAACGAAGTTCTCAAAGCTGGAGTCGGAGATCGGCCCTATCTGTTCGGCGAGTCTCTTAAGGGCCTCCATCGCGGCGCTGGGATTTCCAACCGCGAAGGCATACCCGATAAAAGATGCCGCGAGGAAAATCATAATGAGATATCCGAAGGTTTTTCCGGGAACCTCCACATCAACTTTGAGCAATGGGGCCCACCTCACTCTCTGAGGGCATTCTTTAGGGCTATCTTGAAGTCCTCAACGTTGACGTAGGGCATCTCCACGTCCATCCTCACCGCAAAGAACTCATCCATCACCCTCTCCAGTTCGTCGAGTCTGTGTCCTTCGAGCTCTCTTTCGAGTTCCTGGACGGTCTCTTCGGGGTGTATGAAGAAGTCTCCGGTAATCTTAACGTGCTCGGCTATTCCATCCCTCTCATCGAATTCTATCCTTATCAGACCCTTCCTGGCCTTGTGCTCCCCAACGTGGTGCTTCATACCCATCCCCAAAGTAAATCCGTCGGAGAACTTTTTAAAGGTTGGGTATAAGTGGTTGCGGTGGTGGGAATGGGATACTCTCAGGTTAAGGATAACATCAGGCTCATCCTCCGGGAAACTCTGAAGGAAATGCTTGAAGAAGAAGGAAAGGAATGGGAAGGCGAGATAACCTTTGACGACACTCCCAGTATAGAGCTCGGTGATTTTGCAACGACGGTTTCCTTTCAGCTTGCCAGGGTTTTCAGGAAGGCTCCAAGGCTCATCGCTGAGGACATAGTTGAGAGGCTGAGGGAGAGGCTTCCCGAGGAGATCGCGGATGTCAGGGCTGTGAATGGCTACATAAACTTCTACTTGAACTACGACGTCTTTGGAAGGGACCTCGTTCGCGAGATTCTTGAGACCGGGGAGGCCTACGGCGAAAGCGACCTTGGAAAGGGAAGGAAGGTCATCGTCGAGCACACTTCAGTGAACCCCACCAAACCGCTCCACATGGGGCACGCGAGGAACGCCGTCCTCGGTGACACGATGGCGAGGATCATGAGGAAGCTCGGCTACATCGTTGAAGTCCAGAACTACATAGACGACCTCGGCGTCCAGTTCGCACAGGTCCTCTGGGGATACCTCAATCTTAGGGAGGAGTTCGAGAAGATCGAAGCCGAGCTGAGGGAGAAAAACCTGAAGGAGGACTTTATAGACCACGTTATGGGCCTCCTCTACGTCGAGGTGAACAGGAGGCTTGAAGAGAATCCAGAGGTCGATAAAGAGGTCCGCGAGCTTATGAAGAAGCTTGAGGAAGGTGACAACGAGATAGCAGAAATCGGGAGGAAGCTGGCCGAGCGCGTGGTCAAAGCTCAAATGCTCACCACCTACCGCATGGGCATAGCCTACGATTTGCTCAGCTGGGAGAGCGACATAATGAGGAGCGGAATATTCGGGGAAGCCTACGGGCTCATAGAGGCCAACGAGAACTTCTTCTGGGCCACGGAGGGGAAATACAGGGGAGCCTTCGTGATGGACCTCAGAAAGCTCTTCCCCGACATGAAGAACCCCTTCCTCGTCCTCAGGAGGAGCGACGGGACCGCCACCTACACCGGCAAGGACATAGCGTATCACCTCTGGAAGTTCGGCAAGGTAAAGGCCGATATGCTCTACAGGCCCTGGGACAAAATCGGAAACCACGAGACGTGGACGACCGCGCCGGACGGAGAGGAGATGCCGGGTAAGTTCGGCAGGGGGGACATCGTCATAAACGTCATCGGGGCGGAGCAGAGGCACCCGCAGATGGCGATAAAGTACGCCCTCCAGCTCCTCGGCTTTGAGGATGCCGCCGGGAACTTCCACCACCTCGCTTACGAGCACGTTGTGAGGGAAGAGGGCAAGTTCTCGGGAAGGAAGGGAACCTGGGTCGGCTTCACCGTCGATGAGGTCCTCAACGAGGCCGTGCAGAGGGCGAGGGAGCTCGTCGAGGAGAAGAACCCAGGCCTGAGCGAGGGGGAGAAGGAGGAGATAGCTGAAGCTGTGGGCGTCGGCGCGGTTCGCTTCAACCTCGTCAAGTACAGCCCCGACAAGGTGATAACCTTCCGCTGGGATGACGTGTTGAACTTCGAGGGGGAGAGCGCGCCCTACATACAGTACGCCCACGCGCGCTGCGCCTCTATACTCAGGAAGGCGGACGAGAGTGGTTTCAACGTCGAGTGGAAATCCCTGCTCGAAAAGGCCGACTTCTCAAGGCTCACCAACAGGGAGAAGGAACTCATAAAGCTCCTCGCCAAGTTCCCAGAGGTCATAGAGAGCGCCGGCAAGGACATCAAGCCCCATCTGATTCCGGCTTACCTCAACGAGCTGGCCTCGCTCTTCAACAAGTTCTACATGGACCACCCGGTGCTTAAAGCCGCGGAAGGAATCAGGGAGGAGCGCCTGTTGCTCGTTTTGGCTGTCAAGCAGGTTCTCAGGAACGGGCTTGAGTTACTCGGCATAGAGGCGCCGGAGAAGATGTGATTCAGCGTTTCTAATTTTATTTTGTATCTCCCCCGATACCAGGTATCGGTGCCGGTACTTAGAAACTTCCCGGAACCCTAAAATACCTTCTGCCCCAAACATTTCCGGTGGTCTCATGCGCGGTGTTATAGTACCCCTGGTGACGCCCTTCAACGGGGACTACTCCATCGACGTTTCAGCTCTTGAGGAGCACCTTGAGTTCCTCCAGAAGGTCGGTGTTCACGGGATATTCATCAACGCGACAACCGGTGAGTTCACGAGCCTCAGCATCGAGGAGAGAAAGTTCCTGGCCGAGAGGGGCAGGGAGCTCGTCAACGCTTCCTTCTACCTCGTGGGCACGGCATCTTCCAGCACCTCAGAGGTCGTGGAGCTCACAAGGCACGCCCAGGATATTGGAGCTGACTACGCCATCATAGCGCCCCCTTACTACTGCCCGCTGAATGATGACGCTCTCTTTGCACACTACTCGACGGTGGCCGAGAAAACGGACATCCCGATCATCCTCTACAACATCCCGTCCTGTGCCAACCCCCTGAGCGTTCCCCTGATCAAACGCCTGGCTCTGGAATATTCGAACATCGCAGGGGTCAAGGAGACGATTGACAGCGTTAACCACGTCCGGGACGTAATCCTTGATGTGAAGGGCGAAAGGGAGGACTTCAGGGTATTCACCGGTCTTGACCAGCACTTTCTCAACACGCTCGTTCTGGGCGGGGACGGGGGGATAATGGCCTGTGCCAACTTCGCTCCGGAGGTTCACCTTGCCCTCTGGAAGGCCTTCCAGGAAAAGCGCTTTGAGGAGGCTTTCCAGCACGCGAGAAAGCTTGCGAGGCTTTCGAGGGTTTACGACATTGCCTCATCCTTCGGTTCCGCGATAAAGCTCGCCATGTCGCTCAGGGGATTCTCGATAAAACCCGTCCTCAGGCCTCCGTACGTGATGGACGGCGAGGACGTGAAGGAGGAAATAAGGAAACTCCTCACCGGGGTGCTGGGCTGATTCCGTCTCCCTCTACGAGAGTCCTGAGATCCTCTAGGTCGAGCATCCCGTCGGTCTTATCCTCTATTTTCCTTGCCACCAGGAGAAACCTTTTTTCTCCATCGAACCTGTCCGCCTTTCTTCTGAGGCCCTCCAGTATCCTCCTGGCTTCCTTTCCGCTCAGCTTTTTCCACTTGACCTCCACGAACAGAAGCCCCCCATCCAGCTCGGCTATGGCATCTATCTCCTCACCCTTGTGCCACCACCGGTGAACGCTCCTCTGGCCGAAATCGATGATTCTGAGGGACAGCA
Proteins encoded:
- a CDS encoding DUF4040 domain-containing protein, producing MNCITCIEYIIVGIMIISAVLAVEWRDLLAAAVGMAAVSLFASLLFFMLQAPDVAMTEAAIGAALSGAIFIFAIKRTQRFETEEEEKPGWWVRW
- a CDS encoding Na(+)/H(+) antiporter subunit B, with translation MLKRALAIISLLIIGYWLAQGLAGVPFGEDKMLVGQYYLDHVKEQTGAVNAVTAVVVNYRGFDTLGEVTVLFIASTGVGALLWRRKKKRTAKTEGSIVLTTGTRLLVPFVMLFGAYIFIHGHLTPGGGFPGGATIATAFLLLYLAFITYEIPHKGFEKTEGLAGMGYVLVGLIGLAIGGYFLFDWIWQTWNFGTENIGRLLSGGFIPIIYTIIGLKVGTELSGIIDNMLKEEVSE
- a CDS encoding radical SAM protein; protein product: MIEVRLPHTRFEDIGERVRLVWRETLYADFEKDELVRVIKRKYRVRPEITAKNGALVIDTDYPDVEKYVAIYVQNNLGALLRNRYTGRKVLYIHEGMGIPLLGYNAFGLIDRGTNLIQVRGVSGCNLSCVFCSVDEGPYSRTRKLDYVVDIDYLMKWFDEVARIKGKGLEAHLDGQGEPLIYPFRVELVQALREHPNVSVISMQSNGTLLTDRLVEELAEAGLDRVNLSIHSLDPDKAKMLMGMKSYDLEHVLEMAEALVNAGIDVLIAPVIIFGINDDEAEAFIEFARRIGAGKRWPALGFQNYIPYKFGRNPTIAKLVPFKEFYAWLRKLEEKTGMKPLVLRPKHFGMEKREFIPLAFRAGEVVKAEVVLPGRIKGEMLAKARNRLIEVINTDAEIGDRIRVRIVRTRHGIYIGTPV
- a CDS encoding NADH-quinone oxidoreductase subunit K encodes the protein MISVYYFGAISLILVGLYAILVKKNLLKVLIGLSIMETGVNLLLISVGYVSGRSAPILSEGIGPNQAVDPIPQALVLTAIVIGVATTAMALSVAMLIYEKYGTLNIEEIRRLRG
- a CDS encoding monovalent cation/H+ antiporter complex subunit F translates to MIGINIYLALIAIATLLSMYRVFRGPTTVDRLVAVDIMTTITTGLMVLFALYYQRMIFLDVALVYAILAFGGVIAFARYLEGGL
- the wecB gene encoding non-hydrolyzing UDP-N-acetylglucosamine 2-epimerase → MKPAFVFGTRPEIIKLAPVIRAFEEREVKPLLVHTGQHYDYEMSRVFLEELGLPEIDHHLEVGSGTQAEQTGTAMIKIERVLMEERPDVTIVQGDTNTVLAGALASVKLKIPVAHVEAGLRSFDRTMPEEINRVLADHASEVLFAPTEEARKNLEREGIAENVYVVGNTVVDAVLQNAELAESKSDVLERFGLRPREYVLITAHRAENTDSRENLAKLVKIFESLPMTGIYPMHPRTRNRLKEFGLWERVSSAENLIVTKPLGYLDFLRLEKNAFAIMTDSGGIQEEAIILNVPCLTLRYNTERPETIEAGGNVLVGLEKERAIGYLRRLMGDKEFYRRMASAPNPFGDGKSGERIADILLGLYKEGKLKVKSSRFI
- the mnhG gene encoding monovalent cation/H(+) antiporter subunit G, producing the protein MNALAAIGEILVLLGTFFYFLSALGLIRMPDVYNRMQTSTKSATLGSLGVLVGVGIWALGTDFGSIPWLTKTVVIAVFLLLTNPISAHALIRAAYKSGIPLWEGSVVDRYREHLEAKEKEKVEAPEGAEETPTEEGGEE
- a CDS encoding Na+/H+ antiporter subunit E encodes the protein MGEASRISRYLYTVIVLFLIWLFLTASLDPQELEIGLLLSLIVGAFTYEIFTTNGLANLSPKRIAYAIAYIPYFLWAMIMANLDVAYRVLHPKRPINPGIVECKTVLESDVGKLSLANSITLTPGTITLDVDGDKYFIHWIDVKDDSVEGASKNITQPFEKFLKVIFG